A genomic window from Streptomyces sp. HUAS YS2 includes:
- a CDS encoding cholesterol oxidase substrate-binding domain-containing protein, with amino-acid sequence MNRPPRFPAGLVLYPHSFRNWSGETRVPHVWTCAPVTPQDVVTLANWAHAEGWRLRPAGKAHNWSPLVVDEDTGGEVLLVDTTQYLTRVRVHACEPDGSGSVTAETGVTVEALLSALEAAGQGLTAVPATGEPTLGGVLAVGAHGAGVPAPGEQPSPGSSFGSLSDRVLSLTAVVWNADRGGYELRVFDRTDAESGPLLTCLGRMFLTEVTLRTEPDRRLRCVSHCEARASDVFAAPAERRPGSFAELLERTGRAELLWWPFTDTTWIKSWSVTPVKPELSREVDSPYNYPFTDRLPEEASELVRKIVRGQGELTPAFCAAQSESIRAGLAATAAHDLWGWSKNLLLYLRPSALRMTTNGYAVVTARGEVQRVVSEFQSFLADLVERYRERGEYPMNGPLEIRVTGTDTAPGADPLLSPVRPDPDHPEWDVAVWLDVVTLPGTPSSGPFYREIEEWVFTTFTGDRGVVRPEWSKGWAYTDGRGPWSNARVIAETIPEAFPDWSAVCAALTSLDPHAVFDSAFVSGLLHGPSLVGARR; translated from the coding sequence GTGAACCGACCGCCCCGCTTCCCCGCCGGCCTCGTGCTGTATCCGCATTCGTTCCGGAACTGGTCGGGCGAGACACGTGTCCCACATGTCTGGACCTGCGCGCCGGTGACGCCGCAGGACGTGGTCACGCTGGCGAACTGGGCGCACGCCGAGGGCTGGCGGCTGCGCCCCGCGGGCAAGGCGCACAACTGGTCGCCGCTGGTCGTCGACGAGGACACCGGGGGCGAGGTGCTGCTGGTCGACACCACGCAGTACCTGACGCGGGTGCGGGTGCATGCCTGCGAGCCGGACGGGTCCGGCAGCGTCACGGCCGAGACGGGGGTCACGGTCGAGGCGCTGCTGTCGGCCCTGGAGGCGGCCGGGCAGGGGCTGACGGCCGTTCCGGCGACCGGGGAGCCCACGCTGGGCGGCGTGCTGGCGGTCGGCGCCCACGGCGCCGGCGTTCCCGCGCCCGGCGAACAGCCGTCTCCCGGCTCGTCGTTCGGCTCGCTGAGCGACCGGGTGCTGTCGCTCACCGCGGTGGTGTGGAACGCCGACCGCGGAGGCTACGAGCTTCGGGTCTTCGACCGTACGGACGCGGAGTCCGGCCCCTTGCTGACCTGCCTCGGCCGGATGTTCCTGACCGAGGTCACGCTGCGCACCGAGCCCGACCGGCGGCTGCGCTGCGTCAGTCACTGCGAGGCCCGGGCGAGCGACGTGTTCGCGGCGCCCGCGGAGCGGCGCCCCGGTTCCTTCGCCGAACTCCTCGAACGGACCGGCCGGGCAGAGCTGTTGTGGTGGCCGTTCACCGACACGACGTGGATCAAGTCGTGGTCGGTGACACCGGTCAAGCCGGAGCTCTCGCGCGAGGTGGACTCCCCGTACAACTATCCCTTCACCGACCGGCTCCCGGAGGAGGCGTCCGAACTCGTCCGGAAGATCGTCAGGGGGCAGGGCGAACTGACCCCGGCCTTCTGCGCCGCCCAATCGGAGTCGATCAGGGCCGGCCTCGCGGCCACGGCGGCGCACGACCTGTGGGGCTGGTCCAAGAACCTCCTGCTCTACCTGCGGCCCAGCGCGCTGCGCATGACCACCAACGGCTATGCCGTGGTCACCGCGCGCGGCGAGGTCCAGCGGGTGGTCAGCGAGTTCCAGTCCTTCCTGGCCGACCTCGTCGAGAGGTACCGGGAGCGCGGGGAGTACCCGATGAACGGCCCGCTGGAGATCAGGGTCACCGGTACGGACACCGCGCCCGGGGCCGATCCGCTGCTGTCGCCCGTCCGACCGGATCCCGACCACCCCGAGTGGGACGTGGCGGTCTGGCTCGACGTGGTGACCCTCCCCGGCACACCCTCGTCGGGGCCGTTCTACCGGGAGATCGAGGAGTGGGTGTTCACGACGTTCACGGGTGACCGCGGTGTCGTGCGCCCGGAGTGGTCGAAGGGCTGGGCGTACACGGACGGCCGGGGTCCGTGGAGCAACGCCCGGGTGATCGCGGAGACCATCCCGGAGGCCTTCCCGGACTGGTCCGCCGTGTGCGCCGCCCTGACCTCCCTCGATCCGCACGCGGTCTTCGACAGCGCCTTCGTGTCCGGCCTGCTGCACGGACCCTCGCTCGTGGGGGCACGCCGCTGA
- a CDS encoding carbohydrate kinase family protein encodes MSETRPVAVLGECVADAFVVPGGTDDAGLRLDVLPGGGPANTAVALARLGTATHFLGRFSGDVFGRMFRRRLAGAGVRLDLAPDAAEPSTLAVAGLGADGRAEYSFHAEATADWQWTGAELAPVAGLGAACLHTGSLALVREPGAGAVEALLERLRPDTTVSLDPNVRPLLVAPAEYRARLPRWCALADILRLSEDDLAHLHPGLSPEQACDDWHRAGVPLVVVTLGGAGALVSYDGVRTRVPAPAVDVVDTVGAGDAFTAGLLHRLHLAGVLGGRPAALTSTVLHDAVAFGTRVAAATCAVRGANPPTAAALAAEAV; translated from the coding sequence ATGAGCGAGACCCGCCCCGTGGCCGTACTCGGCGAGTGCGTCGCCGACGCCTTCGTCGTCCCCGGCGGGACGGACGACGCAGGACTGCGGCTCGACGTCCTGCCCGGTGGCGGGCCCGCGAACACCGCCGTGGCGCTCGCCCGCCTCGGCACCGCCACCCACTTCCTCGGCCGGTTCTCCGGCGACGTGTTCGGCCGGATGTTCCGGCGGCGGCTCGCCGGGGCCGGGGTCCGACTCGACCTCGCCCCGGACGCCGCCGAGCCCAGCACCCTGGCCGTCGCCGGGCTCGGCGCCGACGGCCGGGCCGAGTACTCCTTCCACGCCGAGGCCACCGCCGACTGGCAGTGGACCGGCGCCGAACTCGCGCCCGTCGCCGGGCTCGGCGCCGCCTGCCTGCACACCGGCTCCCTCGCGCTCGTACGCGAGCCCGGCGCCGGTGCGGTCGAGGCCCTGCTGGAGCGGCTCCGCCCGGACACCACGGTCTCCCTCGACCCGAACGTCCGCCCGCTGCTCGTCGCACCCGCCGAGTACCGTGCGCGGCTGCCCCGCTGGTGCGCCCTCGCCGACATCCTGCGGCTCAGCGAGGACGACCTCGCGCATCTGCATCCCGGCCTGAGCCCGGAGCAGGCCTGCGACGACTGGCACCGCGCAGGCGTCCCACTGGTCGTCGTCACCCTCGGCGGCGCCGGTGCGCTCGTCTCGTACGACGGCGTCCGCACCCGCGTCCCCGCGCCGGCGGTCGACGTGGTCGACACGGTCGGCGCGGGCGACGCGTTCACCGCGGGCCTGCTGCACCGGCTGCACCTCGCCGGCGTGCTCGGCGGCCGGCCGGCCGCCCTCACGAGCACGGTGCTGCACGACGCGGTCGCCTTCGGCACCCGCGTCGCGGCGGCGACCTGCGCCGTCCGCGGCGCCAACCCGCCCACGGCCGCGGCCCTCGCCGCCGAGGCGGTCTGA
- a CDS encoding helix-turn-helix transcriptional regulator, giving the protein MTTETRPNGLGRSLRDWRTRRRVSQLELATRAGTTQRYVSFIESGRSLPGRAMVVRIAESLEVPLRERNALLLAAGYAPAYQESRLDDPRLAPVRAALTQVMEAHHPYPAVIVDRYADLVACNAAFTALVATADPALLTPPVDVARLLLHPRGLAPRIVNLEEWAWHILDAMNTEAVRNPDDRLTQRAAELARLVPERPSNPGPDYVGFAVPLRLRVPGSTEELRLLTTLTRFGTAADVTVAELKLEAFLPADARTAELLAEAAPAPAPAAAPRPDPR; this is encoded by the coding sequence GTGACCACCGAGACACGACCGAACGGCCTGGGCCGATCCCTGCGCGACTGGCGGACCCGCCGCCGGGTGAGCCAGCTGGAGCTGGCCACGCGGGCCGGAACCACCCAGCGGTACGTGAGCTTCATCGAGAGCGGCCGGTCCCTCCCGGGCCGGGCGATGGTCGTGCGGATCGCGGAGTCCCTGGAGGTGCCGCTGCGCGAGCGGAACGCCCTGCTGCTCGCGGCGGGCTACGCCCCGGCGTACCAGGAGTCCCGGCTGGACGATCCGCGGCTCGCGCCGGTGCGCGCCGCGCTGACCCAGGTGATGGAGGCGCACCACCCGTACCCCGCGGTGATCGTGGACCGGTACGCGGACCTGGTGGCCTGCAACGCGGCCTTCACGGCGCTGGTGGCGACGGCCGACCCGGCGCTCCTGACACCTCCCGTCGACGTGGCCCGGCTGCTGCTGCACCCGCGCGGCCTCGCGCCGCGGATCGTGAACCTGGAGGAGTGGGCCTGGCACATCCTGGACGCCATGAACACGGAGGCCGTCCGCAACCCGGACGACCGGCTCACCCAGCGGGCGGCCGAGCTGGCCCGGCTCGTACCCGAACGGCCCTCGAACCCGGGGCCCGACTACGTGGGCTTCGCCGTGCCGCTGCGGCTGCGCGTACCGGGGAGCACGGAGGAGCTGCGCCTGCTGACCACGCTCACCCGCTTCGGTACCGCGGCCGACGTCACGGTTGCGGAGCTGAAGCTGGAGGCCTTCCTGCCGGCGGACGCACGGACCGCGGAGCTGCTGGCCGAGGCGGCCCCGGCCCCGGCGCCGGCCGCGGCCCCGCGCCCGGACCCCCGGTAG
- a CDS encoding GNAT family N-acetyltransferase: MSTITLTTWSLEQTDPSDLRPATEPEGDDVRIVRAEMPSPEFSRFLYTAVGGDIRWNDRLPLTYKQWQEIVEKPGAELWVAYEKGTPAGYVELDPQDDGVVEIVYFGLIPAFRGRRIGGHLLSEGVRRAWDLAERWPDREPTKRVWLHTCSLDGPHAMDNYQRRGFRLFDTKVEQVEESETPGPWPGAHA, from the coding sequence ATGAGCACCATCACTCTCACCACCTGGTCCCTCGAACAGACCGACCCGTCCGACCTGCGTCCCGCCACCGAGCCGGAGGGCGACGACGTACGGATCGTGCGGGCCGAAATGCCCTCGCCGGAGTTCAGCCGCTTCCTCTACACGGCGGTCGGCGGCGACATCCGCTGGAACGACCGGCTGCCGCTGACGTACAAGCAGTGGCAGGAGATCGTCGAGAAGCCGGGTGCCGAGCTCTGGGTGGCGTACGAGAAGGGGACGCCGGCCGGCTACGTGGAGCTGGACCCTCAGGACGACGGCGTGGTGGAGATCGTCTACTTCGGCCTGATCCCGGCCTTCCGGGGCCGCCGGATCGGCGGGCACCTGCTCTCCGAGGGCGTGCGGCGCGCCTGGGACCTGGCCGAGCGCTGGCCGGACCGGGAGCCGACGAAGCGGGTGTGGCTGCACACCTGCTCGCTGGACGGCCCGCACGCGATGGACAACTATCAGCGCCGCGGCTTCCGGCTCTTCGACACCAAGGTGGAGCAGGTCGAGGAGTCCGAGACCCCCGGCCCCTGGCCGGGCGCGCACGCCTGA
- a CDS encoding putative leader peptide: protein MSGTGIALVSRRHVDLGRMSSAICPVR, encoded by the coding sequence ATGTCTGGAACTGGAATTGCCTTGGTGAGTCGGCGACACGTCGACTTGGGCCGCATGTCCAGCGCCATCTGTCCGGTGCGCTGA
- a CDS encoding nitrite/sulfite reductase, with translation MAATPENPAPATPRRKVSRHRGEGQWAVGHFTPLNGNEQFKKDDDGLNVRTRIETIYSKRGFDSIDPNDLRGRMRWWGLYTQRKEGLDGTKTGVLEPEELDAEYFMLRVRIDGGRLTTEQLRVIGEISQEFARGTADITDRQNVQYHWIRIEDVPEIWNRLEAVGLSTTEACGDTPRVILGSPVAGIAADEIIDGTPAIEEIYKRIVGNKDFSNLPRKFKSAVSGSPLLDVAHEINDIAFVGVEHPEHGPGFDVWVGGGLSTNPKLGVRLGTWVSLDEVPDVYEGVISIFRDYGYRRLRTRARLKFLVADWGPEKFRQVLEDEYLKRKLTDGPAPEEPAGRWRDHVGVHPQKDGRFYVGFAPRVGRVDGATLTKIAEIAEAHGSGRVRTTAEQKMLVLDIEEAQVESIVSALEALDLRVTPSPFRRGTMACTGIEFCKLAIVETKGRGSSLIDELERRIPEFDEPITININGCPNACARIQVADIGLKGQLVLDDEGNRVEGYQVHLGGALGLEAGFGRKVRGLKVTSAELPDYVERVLTRYQEQREDGERFASWAARASEEALS, from the coding sequence ATGGCCGCCACCCCGGAAAACCCCGCCCCCGCCACGCCGCGCCGCAAGGTGAGCCGTCACCGTGGCGAGGGTCAGTGGGCCGTGGGGCACTTCACCCCGCTGAACGGCAATGAGCAGTTCAAGAAGGACGACGACGGTCTCAATGTGCGGACACGCATTGAGACGATCTACTCGAAGCGCGGTTTCGACTCGATCGACCCCAACGACCTGCGCGGCCGGATGCGTTGGTGGGGCCTGTACACGCAGCGCAAGGAAGGCCTGGACGGCACCAAGACCGGTGTCCTGGAGCCGGAGGAGCTGGACGCCGAGTACTTCATGCTCCGTGTCCGTATCGACGGCGGCCGGCTGACGACCGAGCAGCTTCGCGTCATCGGCGAGATCTCGCAGGAGTTCGCCCGCGGCACCGCCGACATCACGGACCGGCAGAACGTCCAGTACCACTGGATCCGGATCGAGGACGTACCCGAGATCTGGAACCGGCTGGAGGCCGTCGGCCTGTCCACCACCGAGGCCTGTGGCGACACCCCGCGCGTCATCCTCGGCTCGCCGGTCGCCGGCATCGCCGCGGACGAGATCATCGACGGCACCCCCGCCATCGAGGAGATCTACAAGCGGATCGTCGGCAACAAGGACTTCTCCAACCTGCCCCGCAAGTTCAAGTCCGCGGTCTCCGGCTCGCCGCTGCTCGACGTGGCGCACGAGATCAACGACATCGCCTTCGTCGGCGTCGAGCACCCCGAGCACGGCCCCGGTTTCGACGTCTGGGTCGGCGGCGGTCTGTCCACCAACCCCAAGCTGGGCGTGCGCCTCGGCACCTGGGTCTCGCTCGACGAGGTCCCGGACGTGTACGAGGGCGTCATCTCGATCTTCCGTGACTACGGCTACCGCCGGCTGCGCACCCGCGCCCGCCTGAAGTTCCTGGTCGCCGACTGGGGCCCGGAGAAGTTCCGCCAGGTCCTGGAGGACGAGTACCTGAAGCGGAAGCTGACGGACGGCCCCGCCCCCGAGGAGCCCGCGGGCCGCTGGCGCGACCACGTCGGCGTCCACCCGCAGAAGGACGGCCGCTTCTACGTGGGCTTCGCGCCGCGCGTCGGCCGGGTCGACGGCGCCACCCTGACCAAGATCGCCGAGATCGCGGAGGCGCACGGCTCCGGCCGGGTGCGCACCACCGCCGAGCAGAAGATGCTCGTCCTCGACATCGAGGAGGCGCAGGTCGAGTCGATCGTCTCCGCCCTGGAGGCGCTGGACCTGCGCGTCACCCCCTCGCCGTTCCGCCGCGGCACGATGGCCTGCACCGGCATCGAGTTCTGCAAGCTGGCGATCGTCGAGACCAAGGGCCGCGGCTCCTCGCTCATCGACGAACTCGAGCGCCGAATCCCCGAGTTCGACGAGCCGATCACCATCAACATCAACGGCTGCCCGAACGCCTGCGCCCGTATCCAGGTCGCGGACATCGGTCTCAAGGGACAGCTGGTCCTGGACGACGAGGGCAACCGCGTCGAGGGCTACCAGGTGCACCTGGGCGGCGCGCTGGGCCTGGAGGCCGGCTTCGGCCGCAAGGTCCGCGGCCTGAAGGTCACTTCGGCCGAGCTGCCCGACTACGTCGAGCGGGTCCTCACGCGCTACCAGGAGCAGCGCGAGGACGGCGAGCGCTTCGCCTCCTGGGCGGCCCGCGCCTCGGAAGAAGCCCTGTCGTGA
- a CDS encoding phosphoadenylyl-sulfate reductase: MTITQDATAADLKALAEQAGRDLEDASALEILQWAADTFGPTFCVTSSMEDAVVAHLASRARPGVDVVFLDTGYHFPETIGTRDAVEAVMDVNVITLTPRRTVAEQDAEYGPKLHDRDPDLCCALRKVQPLEEGLTAYQAWATGLRRDESPTRANTPVVGWDEKRQKVKISPIARWTQDDVDAYVAEHGVLTNPLLMDGYASVGCAPCTRRVAEGEDARAGRWAGRAKTECGLHG; this comes from the coding sequence ATGACGATCACTCAGGACGCGACCGCGGCCGACCTGAAGGCACTCGCCGAGCAGGCCGGCCGTGATCTGGAGGACGCCTCCGCGCTGGAGATCCTCCAGTGGGCGGCCGACACCTTCGGCCCGACGTTCTGCGTCACCTCCTCGATGGAGGACGCGGTGGTCGCCCACCTCGCCTCCCGGGCCCGGCCCGGCGTGGACGTGGTCTTCCTCGACACCGGCTACCACTTCCCGGAGACCATCGGCACCCGGGACGCGGTCGAGGCGGTGATGGACGTCAACGTCATCACGCTGACCCCGCGCCGGACGGTCGCCGAGCAGGACGCCGAGTACGGCCCGAAGCTGCACGACCGCGACCCCGACCTGTGCTGCGCGCTGCGCAAGGTCCAGCCCCTCGAAGAGGGTCTGACCGCGTACCAGGCGTGGGCGACGGGCCTGCGCCGCGACGAGTCCCCGACCCGGGCGAACACCCCGGTCGTCGGCTGGGACGAGAAGCGGCAGAAGGTCAAGATCTCCCCGATCGCCCGCTGGACGCAGGACGACGTGGACGCGTACGTCGCCGAGCACGGCGTGCTCACCAACCCGCTGCTGATGGACGGCTACGCCTCCGTCGGCTGCGCCCCCTGCACCCGCCGGGTCGCCGAGGGCGAGGACGCCCGCGCCGGACGCTGGGCGGGCCGGGCCAAGACCGAGTGCGGACTGCACGGATGA
- the cysC gene encoding adenylyl-sulfate kinase, translating into MTDTQEVQEKHVTGATIWLTGLPSAGKTTIAYELAGRLRGEGHRVEVLDGDEIREFLSAGLGFSREDRHTNVQRIGFVAELLASNGVKVLVPVIAPYEDSREAVRGRHASENTPYVEVHVATPVEVCSERDVKGLYAKQAAGEISGLTGVDDPYDEPKNPDLRIESHTQTVQESAAQLHKLLTERGLA; encoded by the coding sequence ATGACGGACACTCAGGAAGTTCAGGAGAAGCACGTGACGGGTGCCACCATCTGGCTCACCGGTCTGCCGAGCGCCGGCAAGACGACCATCGCGTACGAACTCGCCGGCCGGCTGCGCGGCGAGGGCCACCGGGTCGAGGTGCTCGACGGCGACGAGATCCGCGAGTTCCTCTCCGCGGGCCTCGGCTTCAGCCGCGAGGACCGGCACACCAACGTGCAGCGGATCGGCTTCGTCGCGGAGCTGCTCGCCTCGAACGGCGTGAAGGTCCTCGTCCCGGTCATCGCGCCGTACGAGGACAGCCGCGAGGCGGTTCGGGGGCGGCACGCGTCCGAGAACACGCCGTACGTCGAGGTGCACGTCGCCACTCCGGTGGAGGTGTGCTCCGAGCGTGACGTCAAGGGTCTGTACGCCAAGCAGGCAGCGGGCGAGATCAGCGGCCTGACCGGCGTCGACGACCCGTACGACGAGCCGAAGAACCCCGATCTGCGGATCGAGTCCCACACCCAGACCGTGCAGGAGTCGGCAGCACAGCTCCACAAGCTGCTCACCGAGAGGGGTCTCGCATGA
- the cysD gene encoding sulfate adenylyltransferase subunit CysD, with product MTTVAHVHDTTDSPFALSHLDSLESEAVHIFREVAGEFERPVILFSGGKDSIVMLHLALKAFAPAAIPFTLLHVDTGHNFPEVLEYRDRVVAQHGLRLHVASVQEYIDAGKLRERPDGTRNPLQTVPLTEAIQQHRFDAVFGGGRRDEEKARAKERVFSLRDEFSQWDPRRQRPELWQLYNGRHAPGEHVRVFPLSNWTELDVWQYIQREAIELPEIYFAHEREVFARSGMWLTAGDWGGPKETETVETRLVRYRTVGDMSCTGAVDSDATTLDAVIAEIAASRLTERGATRADDKMSEAAMEDRKREGYF from the coding sequence ATGACGACCGTCGCTCACGTCCACGACACCACGGACAGCCCGTTCGCGCTGTCGCACCTGGACTCGCTGGAGTCCGAGGCGGTGCACATCTTCCGTGAGGTGGCGGGTGAGTTCGAGCGGCCGGTGATCCTGTTCTCCGGCGGCAAGGACTCCATCGTCATGCTGCACCTGGCGCTGAAGGCGTTCGCCCCCGCGGCGATCCCGTTCACGCTGCTGCACGTCGACACCGGGCACAACTTCCCCGAGGTCCTCGAGTACCGCGACCGCGTGGTCGCCCAGCACGGGCTGCGGCTGCACGTCGCGTCCGTGCAGGAGTACATCGACGCCGGCAAGCTGCGCGAGCGCCCCGACGGCACCCGCAATCCGCTGCAGACGGTGCCGCTTACCGAGGCGATCCAGCAGCACCGCTTCGACGCGGTGTTCGGCGGCGGCCGCCGCGACGAGGAGAAGGCCCGCGCCAAGGAGCGCGTGTTCTCCCTCCGCGACGAGTTCTCCCAGTGGGACCCGCGCCGGCAGCGCCCGGAGCTGTGGCAGCTCTACAACGGCCGGCACGCCCCGGGCGAGCACGTCCGTGTGTTCCCGCTGTCCAACTGGACCGAGCTGGACGTCTGGCAGTACATCCAGCGCGAGGCCATCGAGCTGCCGGAGATCTACTTCGCCCACGAGCGCGAGGTGTTCGCCCGCAGCGGCATGTGGCTGACCGCCGGCGACTGGGGCGGCCCGAAGGAGACCGAGACGGTCGAGACGCGGCTGGTCCGCTACCGCACCGTCGGCGACATGTCCTGCACCGGCGCCGTCGACTCCGACGCCACCACGCTCGACGCCGTGATCGCCGAGATCGCCGCCTCCCGCCTCACCGAGCGGGGCGCGACCCGCGCCGACGACAAGATGTCCGAGGCCGCGATGGAAGACCGCAAGCGCGAAGGGTACTTCTAA
- a CDS encoding sulfate adenylyltransferase subunit 1, giving the protein MSTSTEQLSEQLAATTLLRFATAGSVDDGKSTLVGRLLHDSKSVLADQLEAVEHASRSRGQEAPDLALLTDGLRAEREQGITIDVAYRYFATPRRRFILADTPGHVQYTRNMVTGASTAELAVVLVDARNGVVEQTRRHAAVAALLRVPHVVLAVNKMDLVDYQESVFAAIAEEFTTYASELGVPEITAIPISALAGDNVVEPSANMDWYGGPTVLEHLETVPVSHDLTACHARFPVQYVIRPQTAEHPDYRGYAGQIAAGAFRVGEQITVLPSGKTSTITGIDALGESVDIAWAPQSVTIRLADDIDISRGDLLAPSGDAPATSQDVVATVCHVADQPLTVGQRVLLKHTTRTVKAIVKEIPSRLTLDDLSQHPEPGQLVANDIGQVKVRTAEPLALDAYADSRRTGSFLLIDPADGTTLAAGMAGESFVSAKAAADADDDAEGWDF; this is encoded by the coding sequence ATGAGCACGTCCACCGAGCAGCTGTCCGAGCAGCTGGCGGCCACCACCCTGCTGCGCTTCGCCACCGCCGGGTCCGTCGACGACGGCAAGTCCACCCTGGTGGGCCGGCTCCTGCACGACTCCAAGTCGGTGCTCGCCGACCAGCTGGAGGCCGTCGAGCACGCCTCCCGGTCCCGCGGCCAGGAGGCTCCGGACCTGGCGCTGCTCACCGACGGTCTGCGGGCAGAGCGCGAGCAGGGCATCACCATCGACGTGGCGTACCGCTACTTCGCGACCCCGCGCCGCCGGTTCATCCTCGCCGACACCCCCGGGCACGTGCAGTACACCCGGAACATGGTCACCGGCGCCTCGACGGCCGAGCTGGCCGTGGTCCTGGTCGACGCCCGCAACGGCGTCGTCGAGCAGACCCGCCGGCACGCCGCGGTGGCCGCGCTGCTGCGCGTCCCGCACGTGGTCCTGGCCGTGAACAAGATGGACCTGGTCGACTACCAGGAGTCCGTCTTCGCCGCGATCGCCGAGGAGTTCACCACGTACGCCTCCGAGCTGGGCGTCCCGGAGATCACCGCGATCCCGATCTCCGCGCTGGCCGGCGACAACGTGGTGGAGCCGTCCGCCAACATGGACTGGTACGGCGGCCCGACGGTCCTGGAGCACCTGGAGACCGTGCCGGTCAGCCACGATCTGACGGCCTGCCACGCGCGCTTCCCGGTGCAGTACGTGATCCGTCCGCAGACCGCCGAGCACCCGGACTACCGGGGCTACGCCGGTCAGATCGCGGCCGGCGCGTTCCGGGTCGGCGAGCAGATCACCGTGCTGCCCTCGGGCAAGACCTCCACGATCACCGGGATCGACGCGCTCGGCGAGTCCGTCGACATCGCCTGGGCGCCGCAGTCGGTGACGATCCGGCTGGCCGACGACATCGACATCTCGCGCGGCGACCTGCTCGCCCCGAGCGGCGACGCCCCGGCCACCAGCCAGGACGTCGTCGCCACCGTCTGCCACGTGGCGGACCAGCCGCTCACCGTGGGCCAGCGGGTGCTGCTCAAGCACACCACCCGCACGGTCAAGGCGATCGTCAAGGAGATCCCGTCCCGGCTGACGCTGGACGACCTCTCCCAGCACCCCGAGCCGGGGCAGCTCGTCGCCAACGACATCGGCCAGGTGAAGGTCCGTACCGCCGAGCCGCTCGCGCTCGACGCGTACGCGGACTCCCGGCGCACCGGTTCGTTCCTGCTGATCGACCCCGCTGACGGCACCACGCTGGCGGCCGGCATGGCGGGCGAGTCCTTCGTCTCCGCCAAGGCCGCGGCCGACGCCGACGACGACGCGGAAGGGTGGGACTTCTAG